In a genomic window of Halorientalis sp. IM1011:
- a CDS encoding winged helix-turn-helix domain-containing protein yields the protein MNPDWNEVSFVISSQYRVAVLRRLSEGPATPSQIATDADLGIAHISRALQGVRERDLVELLVSEDRRKGRVYGITEEGSQVWEQIESEELAPIE from the coding sequence ATGAACCCAGACTGGAACGAAGTCAGTTTCGTGATAAGCTCCCAATACCGAGTTGCAGTGTTGCGCCGCCTCTCCGAGGGTCCCGCAACACCGTCGCAAATCGCCACCGACGCTGACCTGGGAATCGCACATATCTCGCGGGCACTGCAGGGGGTCCGCGAACGAGACCTCGTCGAACTGCTGGTCTCGGAAGACCGCCGGAAGGGCCGTGTATACGGGATCACCGAGGAGGGGTCTCAGGTGTGGGAGCAAATCGAATCTGAGGAACTGGCACCCATCGAGTGA
- a CDS encoding class I SAM-dependent methyltransferase, with protein sequence MKDVVRRNFDASVDAYSTYERRTNRFTALAQLLAAEMRARTDGGFGTVLDAGAGTGVSTRVVAEMATDTIALDISREMMAEIESPTRLQADFDQLPLVDRSVDGVAFTASLFLVPDPEPAVREAARVLRSGGVVGAVAPLGWVRPDGKDVFEGLDRESRSPAGATEVRDALADAFAITTGTWRFSTTAANLRLFHAIPAMAARLYPNLDTEERVAKARELLDSLDGTFEQRWRWIVGVAE encoded by the coding sequence ATGAAGGACGTCGTCCGGCGGAACTTCGACGCCAGCGTCGACGCATATTCGACCTACGAACGACGGACCAATCGCTTCACTGCGCTCGCGCAACTGCTCGCCGCCGAGATGCGCGCTCGCACGGACGGCGGTTTCGGGACCGTCCTCGATGCGGGCGCAGGGACGGGCGTGAGTACGCGCGTGGTTGCCGAGATGGCGACGGACACGATCGCCCTCGACATCAGCCGCGAGATGATGGCCGAAATCGAATCTCCCACCCGTCTCCAGGCCGATTTCGACCAGTTGCCCCTCGTCGATCGGTCGGTCGACGGGGTCGCGTTCACTGCCTCGCTCTTTCTGGTCCCCGATCCCGAACCTGCAGTTCGGGAAGCCGCCAGAGTCCTCCGATCTGGTGGCGTGGTCGGAGCCGTCGCACCGCTGGGCTGGGTCCGGCCCGACGGGAAAGACGTGTTCGAAGGCCTCGACCGCGAGTCGCGCTCCCCGGCCGGTGCAACTGAGGTCCGGGACGCCCTCGCGGACGCGTTCGCGATCACGACGGGCACCTGGCGGTTTTCGACGACCGCCGCGAATTTGCGGCTCTTCCACGCGATTCCCGCGATGGCCGCGCGCCTCTATCCGAACCTGGACACCGAGGAACGCGTCGCGAAAGCCCGCGAACTCCTCGATTCCCTCGACGGAACCTTCGAGCAGCGATGGCGCTGGATCGTCGGCGTTGCCGAATAG
- a CDS encoding MaoC family dehydratase gives MTGKYYEEFEVGETIEHEKRRTVSERDNQQFCDMTMNQQPLHLDADFAADTEFGERLVNGLYTMSLAVGLTIPDTTDGTIVANLSYDNVEHPNPVFHGDTIRVQSTVTDKRETSDGERGIVTMHVEVFKVNAEEEPLVCEFDRTALSLKREHAE, from the coding sequence ATGACAGGGAAGTACTACGAGGAGTTCGAGGTCGGCGAGACCATCGAACACGAGAAGCGACGCACCGTCAGCGAGCGCGACAACCAGCAGTTCTGCGACATGACGATGAACCAGCAGCCGTTGCATCTCGACGCCGACTTCGCGGCCGACACCGAGTTCGGCGAGCGACTGGTCAACGGGCTCTACACGATGAGTCTGGCCGTCGGCCTGACCATTCCGGACACCACCGACGGCACCATCGTCGCGAACCTGTCCTACGACAACGTCGAACACCCGAATCCGGTGTTCCACGGCGATACCATCCGCGTTCAGTCGACCGTGACCGACAAACGCGAGACCAGCGACGGCGAGCGTGGAATCGTGACGATGCACGTCGAAGTGTTCAAGGTAAACGCCGAGGAGGAACCGCTCGTCTGCGAGTTCGACCGCACGGCACTCTCCTTGAAACGCGAACACGCCGAGTGA
- a CDS encoding acyl-CoA carboxylase subunit beta gives MRIRIPDDTTESEAQAMAEALATHFEDDVILVVDSGDEVGSASYDGAERDATEEQVEADLGPTEREETLIEEIEEILQGGPEKYKEQLPEQGKLFVRDRVDLWFGDDFLFEDGKFAEFDAEDQLPADGLITGAAEFEGRDLHFMANDYTVKRGSMASKGVEKFLRMQQRALKTGRPVLYLMDSSGGRIDQQTGFFANREGIGKFYYNHSMLSGRVPQICVLYGPSIAGAAYTPVFADFTVMVRGMSAMAIASPRMVEMVTGEEISLEDLGGPDVHAKHSGSADLIAEDEEHARELVAKLIGYLPDNADEDPPQTEGTSPKFSPEGIDSIVPQEPNKGYDMFDVIDRVVDAGSTLELRPEYGKEIITSFARIDGRPIGIVANQPNHRAGAIFPDAAEKAAQFIWTCDAYNIPLLYLCDTPGFMAGSGVEKEGILEQGKRMIYATSSATVPKQSVVVRKAYGAGIYAMSGPAYDPESTIGLPSGEIAIMGPEAAINAVYARKLSEIDDEDERAQREQELREEYREDIDIHRMASEVVVDEIVPPSDLREELTNRFAFYETVEKDLPDKKHGTIL, from the coding sequence ATGCGAATCAGAATTCCGGACGACACGACCGAATCGGAGGCACAGGCCATGGCCGAAGCGCTGGCGACCCACTTCGAGGACGACGTGATCCTCGTCGTCGACAGCGGCGACGAGGTCGGCAGTGCCAGCTACGACGGCGCGGAGCGAGACGCGACCGAAGAACAGGTCGAGGCCGATCTCGGACCGACCGAACGCGAGGAGACCCTGATCGAGGAGATCGAGGAGATCCTCCAGGGCGGTCCCGAAAAGTACAAAGAACAGTTGCCAGAGCAGGGGAAGCTGTTCGTCCGCGATCGGGTCGACCTCTGGTTCGGTGACGACTTCCTGTTCGAGGACGGCAAGTTCGCGGAGTTCGACGCCGAGGACCAGCTCCCGGCCGACGGGCTCATCACCGGGGCCGCGGAGTTCGAGGGCCGCGACCTGCACTTCATGGCTAACGACTACACGGTCAAACGCGGGTCGATGGCTTCCAAGGGCGTCGAGAAGTTCCTGCGGATGCAACAGCGGGCCCTGAAAACGGGCCGTCCCGTGCTCTACCTGATGGACTCCTCGGGCGGTCGGATCGACCAGCAGACGGGCTTTTTCGCCAACCGCGAGGGCATCGGGAAGTTCTACTACAACCACTCGATGCTCTCGGGGCGCGTCCCGCAGATCTGCGTGCTGTACGGCCCAAGCATCGCCGGCGCGGCGTACACGCCCGTCTTCGCGGACTTCACGGTCATGGTCCGTGGGATGAGCGCGATGGCCATCGCCAGTCCCCGGATGGTCGAGATGGTCACCGGCGAGGAGATCAGTCTGGAAGACCTCGGCGGCCCCGACGTTCACGCGAAACACTCCGGGAGCGCGGATCTGATCGCCGAGGACGAGGAACACGCCCGCGAACTCGTCGCCAAACTCATCGGCTACCTGCCCGACAACGCCGACGAGGACCCGCCACAGACGGAGGGAACGTCGCCGAAGTTCTCACCCGAGGGCATCGACTCCATCGTCCCCCAGGAACCGAACAAGGGCTACGACATGTTCGACGTGATCGACCGGGTGGTCGACGCCGGGTCCACGCTCGAACTGCGGCCCGAGTACGGCAAGGAGATCATCACCTCGTTCGCCCGGATCGACGGCCGGCCGATCGGCATCGTCGCCAACCAGCCCAACCATCGGGCCGGTGCGATCTTCCCCGACGCCGCCGAAAAGGCAGCCCAGTTCATCTGGACCTGTGACGCCTACAACATCCCGCTGTTGTACCTCTGTGACACGCCGGGATTCATGGCCGGGTCGGGCGTCGAGAAGGAGGGAATCCTCGAACAGGGCAAACGGATGATCTACGCCACGTCCTCGGCGACGGTGCCCAAACAGTCGGTCGTCGTCAGGAAGGCCTACGGCGCGGGGATCTACGCGATGTCCGGGCCGGCCTACGATCCCGAATCGACCATCGGTCTTCCGAGTGGCGAAATCGCGATCATGGGCCCGGAGGCGGCGATCAACGCCGTCTACGCCCGGAAGCTCTCCGAGATCGACGACGAAGACGAACGCGCACAGCGTGAGCAGGAACTCCGCGAGGAGTACCGCGAGGACATCGACATCCACCGGATGGCCAGCGAGGTCGTCGTCGACGAGATCGTCCCGCCGAGTGACCTCCGGGAGGAGCTGACGAACCGCTTCGCGTTCTACGAGACCGTCGAGAAAGACCTCCCGGACAAGAAACACGGAACCATCCTATGA
- a CDS encoding acetyl-CoA carboxylase biotin carboxylase subunit translates to MFEKVLVANRGEIAVRVMAACEELGIETVAVYSDADRSAGHVEYADEAYNVGPAPASESYLDQAEIVDVAQRAEADAIHPGYGFLAENAEFAARVEAADGITWVGPPSDAMETLGEKTKARTVMQDAGVPVVPGTTEPVDDPAEVRELGEEYGYPIAIKAEGGGGGRGMKIVRSEAEVEDALESAKREGEAYFDNDSVYVEKYLEAPKHIEVQVLADEHGNVRHLGERDCSLQRRHQKVIEEAPSPALDAELREEIGEAARRGVGEAGYTNAGTVEFLVEDSVASETQRGEGGAAAEPEFYFMEVNTRIQVEHTVTEEVTGIDIVRWQLRVAAGEELAFAQDDVEIEGHAVEYRINAENPAADFAPTPGPLTTYDPPSSIGVRLDHAVTQGDEIGGDYDSMIGKLIVTGEDREHCLSRSRRALDHFTVEGVHTTIPFHRLMLDDERFVSGEHTTKYLDQELDDSDLDAAVERWGTDEIGGDTGSASTDEIAVEVDGKRFDVVVEDGLPRAPTGGEAAGGSSGGSSGGSSGSTTPDVAAAGAITAEMQGTILSVEVEPGDEIAAGDVVCVLEAMKMENDVVASGGGTVASVPIAEGDSVDMGDTLVALEE, encoded by the coding sequence ATGTTCGAGAAAGTTCTCGTCGCCAACCGCGGGGAAATCGCGGTCCGCGTGATGGCGGCATGCGAAGAGTTAGGTATCGAGACGGTCGCCGTCTACAGCGACGCCGACCGGTCTGCCGGCCACGTCGAGTACGCCGACGAGGCGTACAACGTCGGGCCGGCACCCGCGAGCGAGTCGTACCTCGATCAGGCCGAGATCGTCGACGTGGCACAGCGGGCCGAAGCCGACGCGATCCACCCCGGCTACGGCTTCCTCGCGGAGAACGCCGAGTTCGCCGCTCGGGTCGAGGCCGCCGACGGGATCACGTGGGTCGGCCCGCCCAGCGACGCGATGGAGACCTTGGGCGAGAAGACGAAAGCCCGCACCGTCATGCAGGACGCCGGCGTCCCGGTCGTTCCCGGGACGACCGAGCCCGTCGACGACCCCGCCGAGGTCCGGGAACTCGGTGAGGAGTACGGCTATCCCATCGCCATCAAGGCCGAAGGCGGCGGTGGCGGCCGCGGCATGAAGATCGTCCGGAGCGAGGCCGAAGTCGAGGACGCGCTGGAGAGCGCAAAGCGCGAGGGCGAGGCGTACTTCGACAACGACTCGGTCTACGTCGAGAAGTACCTCGAAGCCCCGAAACACATCGAGGTGCAGGTGCTCGCGGACGAACACGGCAACGTCCGCCATCTCGGCGAGCGTGACTGCTCGCTCCAGCGCCGCCACCAGAAGGTCATCGAGGAAGCCCCCAGTCCGGCGCTGGACGCCGAGTTACGCGAGGAGATCGGCGAGGCCGCCCGGCGGGGCGTCGGCGAAGCCGGCTACACGAACGCCGGGACCGTAGAGTTCCTCGTTGAAGACAGCGTTGCGTCGGAGACGCAACGAGGGGAAGGCGGCGCAGCCGCCGAACCGGAATTCTACTTCATGGAAGTGAACACCCGGATCCAGGTCGAACACACCGTCACCGAGGAGGTGACCGGGATCGACATCGTGCGCTGGCAGCTCCGGGTCGCCGCGGGCGAGGAACTCGCGTTCGCACAGGACGACGTGGAGATCGAGGGTCACGCCGTCGAGTACCGGATCAACGCGGAGAACCCGGCCGCGGACTTCGCACCCACGCCGGGGCCGTTGACGACGTACGATCCCCCGAGCAGTATCGGCGTCCGGCTCGATCACGCGGTCACGCAGGGCGACGAGATCGGCGGCGACTACGACTCGATGATCGGGAAACTCATCGTCACCGGCGAGGACCGCGAGCACTGTCTGAGCCGGTCGCGACGCGCACTCGACCACTTTACCGTCGAGGGCGTCCACACGACGATCCCGTTCCACCGGTTGATGCTCGACGACGAGCGCTTCGTCAGCGGCGAGCACACCACGAAATACCTCGATCAGGAACTCGACGACAGCGATCTCGACGCGGCGGTCGAGCGCTGGGGTACCGACGAGATCGGTGGTGACACCGGGTCGGCGTCGACCGACGAGATCGCCGTCGAGGTCGACGGGAAGCGCTTCGACGTGGTCGTCGAGGACGGCCTCCCGCGGGCACCGACCGGTGGCGAGGCGGCTGGCGGCTCCAGCGGCGGGAGTTCCGGCGGCTCGTCGGGTAGCACCACCCCGGACGTGGCCGCGGCGGGTGCGATCACGGCCGAGATGCAGGGAACCATCCTGTCGGTCGAGGTCGAACCCGGTGACGAGATCGCAGCGGGTGACGTCGTCTGCGTGCTGGAGGCGATGAAGATGGAGAACGACGTGGTGGCCTCCGGCGGCGGGACCGTCGCGTCGGTTCCGATCGCCGAGGGCGACTCCGTGGACATGGGCGACACGCTGGTCGCCCTGGAGGAGTGA
- a CDS encoding acyl-CoA dehydrogenase family protein, translating into MNFDTTQERSMIRSTAEDVAAEYGPEYWREKEEAGEFAQGFWDELAEAGFHGLLVPEAYDGAGMGMQEMGLAMETLCAEGCGMAGTWYLVLTAGMAAVGIRENGTEEQKETYLPDIANGERNFSIGITEPEAGTNTLNVATRAEKDGDEYVLNGQKAWITFSDRADNMILVTRTTPREDVDRGTDGISLFIIDMDDPGIDVAPIDKHGINYSKSCEVFIEDVRVPEENLLGEADEGWWALVDMLNPERIGFSAAGTGIGKLAADTAIQYANDREVFDAPIGSHQAVSFPITQAYARMETASLMREKASWLYDQGEECGYETNVAKATAVSAGIEAVKQSMQAFGGWGYAKEYDVERWWREINLTRLAPVSQQMAYNHISQELGFPKSY; encoded by the coding sequence ATGAATTTCGACACGACGCAGGAACGTTCGATGATTCGGTCGACCGCCGAGGACGTGGCGGCCGAGTACGGACCCGAGTACTGGCGCGAGAAAGAGGAAGCCGGGGAGTTCGCCCAGGGGTTCTGGGACGAACTGGCCGAAGCCGGCTTCCACGGCCTGCTCGTCCCCGAGGCGTACGACGGGGCCGGCATGGGCATGCAGGAGATGGGACTGGCCATGGAGACCCTCTGTGCCGAGGGCTGTGGCATGGCCGGCACCTGGTACCTGGTACTGACCGCGGGGATGGCCGCCGTCGGCATCCGCGAGAACGGCACCGAGGAACAGAAGGAGACCTACCTGCCGGACATCGCGAACGGTGAGCGAAACTTCTCGATCGGGATCACCGAACCCGAGGCCGGGACGAACACGCTGAACGTCGCGACCCGCGCGGAGAAGGACGGCGACGAGTACGTCCTCAACGGACAGAAAGCGTGGATCACCTTCTCGGATCGGGCCGACAACATGATCCTCGTCACGCGCACGACGCCACGCGAAGACGTCGACCGCGGGACCGACGGGATCAGCCTGTTCATCATCGACATGGACGACCCCGGGATCGACGTCGCGCCCATCGACAAACACGGCATCAACTACTCCAAGTCCTGTGAGGTCTTCATCGAGGACGTACGCGTCCCCGAGGAGAACCTGCTGGGCGAGGCAGACGAGGGGTGGTGGGCGCTGGTCGACATGCTGAACCCGGAACGGATCGGCTTCTCGGCCGCCGGCACCGGCATCGGCAAACTGGCCGCCGACACCGCCATCCAGTACGCCAACGACCGCGAGGTGTTCGACGCGCCCATCGGCAGCCACCAGGCCGTTTCGTTCCCGATCACGCAGGCCTACGCGCGTATGGAGACGGCGTCGCTGATGCGTGAGAAGGCCTCGTGGCTCTACGATCAGGGCGAGGAGTGTGGCTACGAGACTAACGTGGCCAAGGCCACGGCCGTCAGCGCCGGCATCGAGGCGGTCAAGCAGTCGATGCAGGCCTTCGGCGGCTGGGGCTACGCCAAGGAGTACGACGTCGAGCGCTGGTGGCGCGAGATCAACCTCACGCGGCTGGCCCCGGTCTCCCAGCAGATGGCGTACAACCACATCAGCCAGGAACTCGGTTTCCCCAAGTCATACTGA
- a CDS encoding acyl-CoA synthetase, producing the protein MVTSHNLQDYERAREEFSWDDIYAEADWDAPAELNIGHEVADRHATDRGQVALYQVGTDGELTTMTFWELADRSSQFANVLDALGVEQGDRVFSYMPRIPEHYVALVGTLKHGAVWGSVNERFGPDGISYRLDDCDAKVLVTTTDNRDTVEDALDDAPTVEHVITVDRGGGAPTDDVVFNTALDEASTEYEVAETGGEDDALLYYTSGTTGLAKGVLHKQRWIAGVAATQKYAVDLQDGDLYWSTGDLGWLTGAINTLGAWYWGTSLFTYEGEFDPEEWADLLDEYPINVLFSVPTAYRMLRENEAVLADADLDLRHALSIGEPLSAGVVEWGEDELGVTILDTYGQTETGNMIINNYPTMELRPGSMGKPLPGIEADIVDPETGEVMEPGETGEIAQRGDYPCFFAEFWNKPEKTKKAFVDGPDGEWYLSGDLAHKDEDGYFWFEGRADDVILSSGYRIGPFEVESSLGEHAAVAEAAVVPKPHDERGNIVKAYVVPSDSAEPSESLSEDIQTHVKEELSAHEYPREIEFREDLPKTVTGKIRRTELQDDAEDEADVEA; encoded by the coding sequence ATGGTGACCAGCCACAACCTCCAAGATTACGAACGGGCGCGGGAAGAGTTCTCGTGGGACGACATCTACGCGGAGGCCGACTGGGACGCACCGGCCGAACTGAACATCGGGCACGAGGTCGCCGACCGCCACGCCACCGACCGTGGGCAGGTCGCGCTCTATCAGGTCGGGACCGACGGGGAGCTGACGACGATGACCTTCTGGGAACTGGCCGACCGGTCGAGCCAGTTCGCCAACGTCCTCGACGCTCTCGGCGTCGAGCAGGGCGACCGGGTCTTCTCGTACATGCCTCGGATCCCCGAACACTACGTGGCGCTGGTCGGGACGCTCAAACACGGCGCCGTCTGGGGGAGCGTCAACGAGCGGTTCGGGCCCGACGGGATCTCCTACCGCCTCGACGACTGCGACGCGAAGGTCCTCGTCACCACGACGGACAACCGCGACACGGTCGAAGACGCGCTGGACGACGCGCCCACGGTCGAACACGTGATCACCGTCGACCGCGGCGGCGGCGCACCCACCGACGACGTGGTCTTCAACACCGCGCTGGACGAGGCGAGCACGGAGTACGAGGTAGCCGAGACTGGCGGCGAAGACGACGCCTTACTGTACTACACCTCCGGGACGACCGGCCTCGCCAAGGGTGTCCTCCACAAACAGCGCTGGATCGCCGGCGTCGCAGCCACCCAGAAGTACGCCGTCGACCTCCAGGACGGCGACCTCTACTGGTCGACCGGCGACCTGGGCTGGCTGACGGGCGCGATCAACACGCTCGGAGCCTGGTACTGGGGCACCTCGCTGTTCACCTACGAGGGCGAGTTCGATCCCGAGGAGTGGGCCGACCTGCTCGACGAGTACCCGATCAACGTCCTGTTCTCGGTCCCGACGGCCTACCGGATGCTCCGGGAGAACGAGGCGGTACTCGCCGACGCCGATCTGGACCTGCGACACGCGCTCTCGATCGGCGAACCGCTCAGCGCCGGCGTCGTCGAGTGGGGTGAGGACGAACTCGGCGTCACCATCCTCGATACGTACGGCCAGACCGAGACGGGGAACATGATCATCAACAACTACCCGACGATGGAGCTTCGACCCGGGTCGATGGGCAAACCACTGCCCGGCATCGAAGCCGACATCGTCGACCCCGAGACGGGCGAGGTCATGGAGCCCGGCGAGACCGGCGAAATCGCCCAGCGTGGCGACTACCCGTGTTTCTTCGCCGAGTTCTGGAACAAACCCGAGAAGACCAAGAAGGCCTTCGTCGACGGGCCCGACGGCGAGTGGTACCTCTCGGGTGACCTCGCGCACAAGGACGAAGACGGCTACTTCTGGTTCGAGGGGCGGGCCGACGACGTGATCCTCTCCTCGGGCTACCGGATCGGGCCGTTCGAGGTCGAGAGTTCGCTGGGCGAACACGCCGCCGTCGCGGAGGCAGCGGTCGTCCCCAAACCCCACGACGAGCGGGGGAACATCGTCAAAGCCTACGTCGTTCCGAGCGATAGCGCCGAACCGTCCGAGAGTCTCAGTGAGGACATCCAGACCCACGTGAAAGAAGAACTCTCGGCCCACGAGTACCCGCGCGAGATCGAGTTCCGCGAGGACCTTCCCAAGACGGTGACGGGCAAGATCCGCCGGACCGAACTGCAGGACGACGCCGAGGACGAAGCCGACGTCGAGGCCTGA
- a CDS encoding UbiD family decarboxylase domain-containing protein — protein sequence MIPFAQYVHGLAGDDDLVSLDGPFDVPVDVLAGEALRASGPALRFDRPDGIDLASGVFSGADLMQRRDARPWSRLSLGLGLDPEATLVALLETISDLGPVGGHPEPTYTGQSASGTDADVQDLGFPQGEHDTWPVMTLGIASVSTADGTHWAPIHGSVVSGDKLRVRVPDALPSLVSEGATITIALGVPPAAITTAYLLTVTERVDTPIQSCGVAGTVPLVPTNGGLVPSTTEVVVEATIADRQPDFRSDRREAWEYVVESGALSLSVERVLATDEPVVPVSPVGRPLADDLQLTGLTTAAALYHRVNNYWGISPVEWLLVPAEAELGICVVASDILYAGFEWQLANILFSFSSLFDTVVVVDEDVPPHDFGRVLADIWLKAHPARDWTFSDPDAPAATRPRYRRDGETGSRLYVNAAWDPRWEDTYIAPRVTFENSFPSVVRDTAQALWAEYDAN from the coding sequence ATGATTCCGTTCGCGCAGTACGTCCACGGACTGGCCGGCGACGACGACCTCGTGTCTCTCGACGGGCCGTTCGACGTTCCGGTCGACGTCCTCGCGGGCGAGGCGCTCCGTGCGAGCGGGCCGGCGCTTCGGTTCGACCGTCCCGACGGAATCGACCTGGCGAGCGGCGTGTTCAGCGGCGCGGACCTGATGCAGCGACGCGACGCTCGCCCGTGGTCGCGGCTCTCGCTGGGACTCGGGTTGGATCCCGAGGCGACGCTGGTCGCCCTCCTGGAGACGATCAGCGACCTCGGGCCGGTGGGCGGGCACCCGGAGCCGACGTACACGGGCCAGTCGGCGTCGGGGACGGACGCGGACGTACAGGACCTCGGATTCCCACAGGGCGAACACGATACCTGGCCCGTGATGACGCTCGGTATCGCGTCGGTCTCGACCGCCGACGGAACCCATTGGGCCCCGATCCACGGCTCCGTCGTAAGCGGGGACAAACTCAGAGTCCGCGTGCCCGACGCCCTCCCGTCGCTCGTGAGCGAGGGGGCGACGATCACGATCGCACTCGGCGTCCCGCCGGCCGCTATCACGACCGCCTACCTGCTGACCGTCACCGAGCGCGTCGACACGCCGATCCAGTCCTGTGGGGTGGCTGGTACCGTCCCGCTCGTGCCGACCAACGGCGGGCTCGTCCCGAGTACGACGGAAGTCGTCGTCGAGGCGACGATCGCGGACCGGCAACCGGACTTCCGTTCCGACCGTCGGGAAGCCTGGGAGTACGTCGTCGAGAGCGGGGCGCTCTCGCTGTCGGTCGAGCGTGTCCTCGCCACCGACGAGCCGGTCGTCCCCGTGTCGCCCGTCGGCCGGCCGCTCGCCGACGACCTCCAGCTCACGGGGTTGACGACGGCGGCGGCCCTCTACCACCGGGTCAACAACTACTGGGGTATCTCGCCCGTCGAGTGGCTCCTGGTGCCGGCGGAAGCCGAACTCGGGATCTGTGTCGTGGCCAGCGACATCCTCTACGCCGGCTTCGAGTGGCAACTCGCGAACATCCTCTTCTCGTTCTCGTCGCTGTTCGACACGGTCGTCGTCGTCGACGAGGACGTGCCGCCTCACGACTTCGGCCGAGTCCTGGCCGACATCTGGCTGAAAGCCCACCCCGCGCGCGACTGGACGTTCAGCGACCCGGACGCACCGGCAGCGACACGGCCCCGGTACCGCCGGGACGGCGAGACGGGCTCGCGCCTCTACGTGAACGCGGCCTGGGACCCCCGCTGGGAAGACACCTACATCGCACCACGTGTCACGTTCGAGAACTCGTTCCCGAGCGTCGTCCGCGACACGGCACAGGCGCTGTGGGCCGAATACGACGCCAACTGA
- a CDS encoding UbiD family decarboxylase, translated as MSVDSFRDYLDSLEETGWTRTVEQPVSWDLEASAVTMLANLRDGPIPVFESIAGLETETTLVGDPYRGPRARPWEHFARALGFSDGLSGRTYYDRVIDRLHTPTEPRVVDQRDAPCKTTIRTGDDVDLLSFPWPYIHEGDGGRYSNLHTIVAPDPDTEWGRWSSHRMMLHDDSQASLLLLAGEQVPNRYYYDYEPRDEPMPIAVVVGAEPTVECTADMWIPTGRSEAAFAGGLKDAPVDLVECETSDLYVPATAELVLEGHVRPGDRLDEGPFGDYFGYMNGPRRSMPVFEVDAITHRQEPRLPFCVEGTGVGYGQNSSSTLRVAAAGPDATVGLRAAGFDVELAVPWRFTSRTVWVISTERPYPGYLHELANFIFTTWGMLHIDFFVFVDPDVDPLDPRAVLSAIALDADPDADFHQFGVERMPKVPLNIYQTPDEKGSADVGTSKAKTAKAYIDATTDGDPVESTAAAETRKRAQERLVEAGLDPAQFDRLDEREGESR; from the coding sequence ATGTCCGTCGACTCGTTTCGCGACTATCTCGACTCGCTCGAAGAGACTGGCTGGACTCGGACCGTCGAGCAGCCGGTGTCGTGGGACCTCGAAGCCAGTGCGGTGACGATGCTCGCCAACCTTCGTGACGGGCCGATTCCCGTCTTCGAGTCGATCGCAGGGCTGGAGACGGAGACGACACTGGTCGGCGATCCCTACCGCGGTCCCCGTGCTCGCCCCTGGGAGCACTTCGCCCGGGCGCTGGGGTTTTCGGACGGGCTGTCGGGGCGCACGTACTACGACCGGGTGATCGACCGGCTGCACACGCCGACGGAGCCACGGGTCGTCGATCAGCGGGACGCTCCCTGCAAGACGACGATCCGAACCGGTGACGACGTCGACCTGCTGTCGTTCCCGTGGCCGTACATTCACGAGGGTGACGGGGGACGCTACTCCAACCTCCACACCATCGTCGCCCCGGATCCCGACACGGAGTGGGGGCGCTGGTCGAGCCACCGGATGATGCTCCACGACGATTCACAGGCCAGTCTACTGCTGCTGGCCGGGGAACAGGTCCCCAACCGCTACTACTACGACTACGAACCCCGGGACGAACCGATGCCGATCGCGGTCGTCGTCGGCGCGGAACCCACCGTCGAGTGTACCGCCGACATGTGGATACCGACGGGTCGGAGCGAGGCCGCCTTCGCAGGCGGGCTCAAGGACGCGCCCGTGGATCTCGTCGAGTGCGAGACCAGCGACCTGTACGTTCCGGCGACGGCCGAGCTGGTACTGGAGGGGCACGTCCGGCCCGGCGACCGACTCGACGAAGGGCCCTTCGGCGACTACTTCGGGTACATGAACGGGCCGCGGCGGTCTATGCCGGTGTTCGAGGTCGACGCGATCACCCACCGGCAAGAACCGCGACTGCCCTTCTGCGTCGAGGGCACCGGCGTCGGCTACGGGCAGAACTCCTCCAGCACGCTCCGGGTCGCTGCGGCCGGTCCCGACGCGACGGTCGGACTCAGGGCCGCCGGATTCGACGTCGAGCTGGCGGTTCCGTGGCGGTTCACGTCCCGGACCGTCTGGGTCATCTCGACGGAGCGTCCCTATCCGGGTTATCTCCACGAACTCGCGAACTTCATCTTCACGACGTGGGGGATGCTCCACATCGACTTCTTCGTCTTCGTCGACCCCGACGTGGATCCACTCGATCCTCGCGCGGTGCTGTCGGCGATCGCACTCGACGCCGATCCGGACGCCGACTTTCACCAGTTCGGCGTCGAACGGATGCCGAAAGTCCCGCTCAACATCTACCAGACGCCCGACGAGAAAGGCAGCGCGGACGTGGGAACCTCGAAGGCCAAGACCGCCAAAGCCTACATCGACGCGACTACCGACGGTGACCCGGTGGAGTCGACCGCGGCCGCCGAAACCCGGAAGCGGGCCCAGGAACGCCTCGTCGAGGCGGGACTGGACCCAGCGCAGTTCGACCGTCTCGACGAGCGGGAGGGTGAGTCGCGATGA